In the Kiloniellales bacterium genome, one interval contains:
- a CDS encoding D-alanyl-D-alanine carboxypeptidase translates to MGIFLATALASPASARYASIVVDSMTGQVLYEVNADTRNYPASLTKMMTLYMAFEALEDGRLRLDQSLKVSRRAARQPPSKLGLKRNQRITVKQAILALVTKSANDVAVVLAEALGRTERKFAQQMNKKAQLLGMKRTNFRNASGLPNRRQLSTARDMAKLVTALIRHYPQYYSFFSAKTFRYRGRTHTNHNTLLTNYDGTDGLKTGYTRASGYNLAASTVRDGRRLVAVVFGGRTARSRDKHITALLEKGFSKPIPLVSHTPGSKPGKLIAVGAPAVKQKSRAKFARGTSGMLPVPQPKPEALLTARRAGSQLVETVSMAGRWGVQVGAFYRVKPAENAASKAARKLPKILGGTQVLIRKIKGRKGLLYRAQLIGLSEKQARLACRQLKSAKIDCMVVRGPKKLKVALNNTRGS, encoded by the coding sequence GTGGGCATTTTCCTGGCCACCGCTCTGGCGAGCCCGGCTTCCGCGCGCTACGCCTCGATCGTGGTCGACAGCATGACCGGCCAGGTGCTCTACGAGGTCAACGCCGATACGCGGAACTACCCGGCCTCGCTCACCAAGATGATGACCCTTTATATGGCGTTCGAGGCGCTGGAAGACGGCCGGCTAAGACTGGATCAGAGCCTGAAGGTATCGCGGCGGGCGGCGCGCCAGCCGCCCTCCAAGCTGGGACTGAAGCGCAACCAGCGGATCACGGTGAAGCAAGCGATCCTGGCCCTGGTGACCAAGTCCGCCAACGACGTCGCCGTGGTACTGGCGGAAGCGCTCGGCCGGACCGAGCGCAAGTTCGCCCAGCAGATGAACAAGAAGGCCCAGCTCCTGGGCATGAAGCGGACCAACTTCCGCAACGCCTCGGGCCTGCCGAACCGCCGCCAGCTGAGCACGGCGCGGGACATGGCCAAGCTCGTCACCGCGCTGATCAGGCACTATCCGCAGTATTACAGCTTCTTCTCGGCGAAGACGTTCCGCTACCGCGGACGCACCCACACGAACCACAACACGCTGCTGACCAACTACGACGGCACCGACGGGCTGAAGACGGGCTACACCCGGGCCTCGGGCTATAATCTCGCGGCTTCAACCGTGCGGGACGGGCGTCGCCTGGTCGCCGTGGTGTTTGGCGGCAGGACGGCGCGTTCGCGGGACAAGCACATTACCGCGCTGCTCGAGAAGGGCTTTTCCAAGCCCATCCCGCTGGTGAGTCATACCCCCGGATCGAAGCCGGGCAAGCTGATCGCGGTGGGCGCGCCGGCAGTCAAGCAGAAGAGCCGGGCCAAGTTCGCGCGCGGGACTTCCGGCATGCTGCCGGTGCCGCAGCCCAAGCCCGAGGCACTGCTGACGGCGCGCCGCGCCGGCTCGCAGCTGGTGGAGACCGTTTCGATGGCGGGCCGCTGGGGCGTCCAGGTCGGCGCGTTCTATCGGGTGAAACCGGCCGAAAACGCCGCGTCGAAGGCCGCGCGTAAGCTGCCGAAGATACTCGGCGGAACCCAGGTGCTGATCCGCAAGATCAAGGGCCGGAAAGGACTGCTCTACCGCGCCCAGTTGATCGGCTTGAGCGAGAAGCAAGCCCGGCTCGCCTGCCGGCAGCTGAAGTCGGCCAAGATCGACTGCATGGTGGTCCGGGGCCCCAAGAAGCTGAAGGTCGCGCTCAACAACACGCGCGGCAGCTGA
- a CDS encoding MIP/aquaporin family protein — MVHTFDKPRRLTAEALGTALLLATVVGSGIMGERLAGGNVAIALLGNTIATGAILVVLILVFGPISGAHFNPAVTLSFALRRQISPPDALLYVGAQVVGGLAGVFAAHFMFEEAVLQFSTNSRTGPAQWFAEIVATFGLVATILACVRWRPPVVPFAVGLYITAGYWFTASTSFANPAVTIARGFTDTFSGILPAHVPGFIVAQLVGSVLATLIFGWLLAPLPAESAEGESLKEPAAR, encoded by the coding sequence GTGGTCCACACTTTCGACAAGCCCCGGCGCCTGACGGCGGAGGCACTGGGTACCGCTCTGCTGCTCGCCACCGTGGTCGGCTCGGGCATCATGGGTGAGCGCCTGGCGGGCGGCAACGTCGCCATCGCGCTGCTCGGAAACACCATCGCGACCGGGGCGATCCTCGTCGTCCTGATCCTGGTCTTCGGACCGATCTCGGGGGCCCATTTCAATCCGGCGGTAACCCTCAGCTTCGCGCTTCGCCGCCAGATATCGCCACCCGACGCCCTTCTCTACGTGGGCGCGCAGGTCGTCGGCGGGCTCGCCGGCGTCTTCGCCGCCCACTTCATGTTCGAGGAGGCAGTCCTGCAGTTCTCGACCAACAGCCGGACCGGCCCCGCCCAGTGGTTCGCCGAGATCGTCGCGACCTTCGGCTTGGTCGCGACCATCCTCGCCTGTGTGCGCTGGCGGCCACCGGTCGTGCCCTTCGCCGTCGGCCTCTACATCACGGCGGGCTACTGGTTCACCGCCTCGACCTCCTTCGCCAATCCCGCGGTGACGATCGCCCGGGGCTTCACCGACACCTTTTCCGGCATCCTGCCCGCCCACGTGCCCGGCTTTATTGTCGCTCAGCTCGTGGGATCGGTGCTCGCAACCCTGATTTTCGGCTGGCTTCTGGCGCCGCTGCCGGCGGAGAGCGCGGAGGGCGAATCGCTCAAGGAGCCGGCGGCGCGCTGA
- a CDS encoding helix-turn-helix domain-containing protein, translated as MDPKQATRALAALASEHRLAIFRLLMRQGPSGLAAGEIARRLDMAPSSLSFHLGQLEGAELIHAWRRQRHIFYAVSVEGTRRVLSFLTQDCCQGHPEICGELTAQSDLCDD; from the coding sequence ATGGATCCGAAGCAAGCGACACGGGCGCTCGCCGCCCTGGCCAGCGAGCATCGCCTCGCGATCTTCCGTCTGCTGATGCGGCAAGGCCCCAGCGGGCTGGCGGCGGGCGAAATCGCCAGGCGGCTCGACATGGCGCCATCCAGCCTCTCGTTCCACCTCGGTCAGCTCGAGGGCGCGGAACTCATTCACGCCTGGCGCCGCCAGCGCCATATCTTCTATGCCGTGAGCGTCGAGGGCACGCGGCGGGTCCTGTCATTCCTGACCCAGGATTGTTGCCAAGGGCACCCCGAGATCTGCGGCGAACTGACCGCGCAGTCGGATCTCTGCGATGACTGA
- a CDS encoding peptidase, producing MTYCLAIKVNEGLVCLADGRLTSGTQVTQARKISRHGAAGGEVCVMSSGLRSLRDKTLAYFDRALEQSGPNGTATLLDAVETYARCLRAVADDDRETLERSELSFNLHSILAGQIGEDREPSLFLVYPEANWIEVGQRSPYLAIGATAYGKPILDRALTVESDLETALKLSYLSFDSTRFSSSDVGFPLDIMTFATSDSTWREAHYDYDELTDQRRWWNEQLTKLAREMPVGPWVRPLVPGTRLALVKDET from the coding sequence ATGACCTATTGCCTCGCGATCAAGGTAAACGAAGGGCTGGTCTGCCTGGCGGACGGTCGGCTGACCAGCGGGACCCAGGTCACCCAGGCCCGCAAGATCTCGCGCCACGGCGCGGCCGGCGGCGAGGTCTGCGTCATGAGCTCGGGGCTGAGATCGCTGCGCGACAAGACCCTGGCGTACTTCGACCGGGCGCTGGAACAGAGCGGCCCGAACGGCACCGCCACGCTGCTCGACGCGGTCGAGACCTACGCCCGGTGCCTGCGCGCCGTGGCGGACGATGACCGCGAGACCCTGGAGCGCTCGGAGCTCAGCTTCAATCTGCACAGCATCCTGGCCGGCCAGATCGGCGAGGACCGGGAGCCGAGCCTCTTCCTGGTCTATCCCGAGGCGAACTGGATCGAGGTCGGGCAGCGCAGCCCGTACCTGGCGATCGGCGCCACCGCCTACGGCAAGCCTATCCTCGACCGGGCGCTGACCGTCGAGAGCGATCTGGAGACCGCGCTCAAGCTGTCCTACCTGTCGTTCGATTCGACCCGCTTCAGCTCGTCCGACGTCGGCTTTCCGCTCGATATCATGACTTTCGCGACCAGCGACTCGACTTGGCGCGAGGCACACTACGACTACGACGAGCTGACCGACCAGCGGCGCTGGTGGAACGAGCAGCTGACCAAGCTGGCCCGGGAGATGCCGGTCGGCCCCTGGGTACGCCCCCTGGTTCCCGGCACCCGGCTGGCCCTGGTCAAGGACGAGACGTGA
- a CDS encoding arsenate reductase ArsC, with protein sequence MSGKIYNVLFLCTGNSARSIMAECIMNRIGGDRSRGYGFRGYSAGSHPAGQVNPYALELLESENYPVKDLRSKDWAEFAEKGAPPIDFVFTVCDNAADEVCPVWPGHPMSAHWGLPDPAAEDGLEAEKRIAFAEAFRMLSNRISVFANLPMESLDRLTLKKRLEEIGRSTAGAAKQDA encoded by the coding sequence ATGAGCGGGAAGATCTACAATGTGCTTTTTCTCTGCACCGGCAACTCGGCGCGCAGCATCATGGCCGAGTGCATCATGAACCGGATCGGCGGCGACCGCTCGCGGGGCTACGGCTTCAGGGGTTACAGCGCCGGCAGCCACCCGGCCGGGCAGGTCAACCCCTACGCCCTCGAGCTGCTGGAGAGCGAGAATTATCCGGTTAAGGACCTGCGCTCCAAGGACTGGGCGGAGTTCGCCGAGAAGGGCGCACCACCGATAGATTTCGTCTTCACAGTCTGCGACAACGCGGCCGACGAGGTCTGCCCGGTCTGGCCCGGTCACCCGATGAGCGCGCATTGGGGCCTGCCCGATCCGGCGGCCGAGGACGGCCTGGAGGCCGAGAAGCGGATCGCCTTCGCCGAAGCCTTCCGCATGCTCTCCAACCGCATCAGCGTTTTCGCCAATCTGCCCATGGAGTCCCTGGACCGCCTGACCCTGAAGAAGCGGCTCGAAGAGATCGGGCGCTCCACCGCGGGCGCCGCAAAGCAAGACGCTTAG